One part of the Hyphomicrobiales bacterium genome encodes these proteins:
- a CDS encoding AbrB family transcriptional regulator, with product MAISLLPMSKANGTEIDGSSMGHRWPLGSLSGVRLDTSDAFAKSPSFAPIARPLARLQSLDRITWRSLALGTGGGALLGLAGIPGGWIAGSMLAVAMAALSGVQVNLTPALRNLGFLAVGISMGSGVTPEALSRLSSWPITLILVILSIPLIAGTLTWFLMRVAGWNRATALLSSLPGALSYLMALAPETKADVPRVAILQTLRVAILVAVLPLVALWLSDPVPPAAIVPLGGWDDAILLFVGGVGGAILAYLVRVPAGLLVGGLFVSAVLHGSGLVEGRPPEWVAIAGFVSLGTLIGTRFAGTRWKELAEVLSVSLVSFVIGASIAVVMALVGAALTDFSVLKLIVAFAPGGLEAMVVLAFAMDLDPAFVAAHHLVRFLLIALAAPFVVRWFDLSAPKSNAG from the coding sequence TTGGCCATTTCGCTGTTGCCGATGTCCAAGGCCAATGGAACCGAGATCGATGGGTCATCGATGGGTCATCGATGGCCGCTTGGCAGCCTGTCGGGTGTTCGGCTAGACACATCAGATGCGTTCGCCAAATCGCCTTCCTTTGCGCCAATAGCCCGCCCCTTGGCGCGTCTTCAAAGCCTTGATCGCATCACGTGGCGTAGCCTTGCTCTTGGCACGGGCGGCGGCGCCTTGCTTGGTCTGGCGGGAATCCCAGGCGGCTGGATTGCCGGTTCCATGCTCGCCGTGGCCATGGCCGCACTGTCGGGCGTCCAGGTCAATCTAACACCAGCGCTGCGAAATCTCGGTTTCCTTGCCGTTGGCATCTCCATGGGGTCGGGCGTGACGCCAGAGGCTTTGTCGCGCCTTTCCAGTTGGCCCATTACGCTGATACTCGTCATCCTCTCCATTCCGCTCATCGCGGGCACCTTGACCTGGTTCCTGATGCGCGTTGCCGGATGGAACCGCGCGACCGCGCTGCTCTCTTCGTTGCCCGGAGCGCTAAGCTATCTGATGGCCTTGGCGCCGGAAACGAAAGCTGATGTGCCGCGCGTCGCTATATTGCAGACCCTAAGGGTGGCCATTCTTGTCGCGGTTCTGCCGCTTGTTGCCCTTTGGTTGTCCGACCCCGTTCCACCGGCGGCCATTGTACCGCTTGGCGGATGGGACGATGCCATCCTGCTCTTCGTCGGGGGCGTTGGCGGAGCGATCCTTGCCTATCTCGTGCGCGTACCGGCTGGATTGCTCGTCGGCGGCTTGTTCGTCAGCGCGGTATTGCATGGTTCGGGTCTTGTTGAAGGTCGCCCGCCTGAATGGGTGGCCATCGCTGGGTTTGTTTCCCTGGGCACATTGATCGGCACACGGTTCGCCGGGACGCGCTGGAAGGAGTTGGCTGAGGTTCTCAGCGTCTCCCTGGTGAGCTTTGTCATTGGCGCGTCCATCGCTGTCGTCATGGCGCTGGTTGGCGCTGCATTAACGGACTTCTCCGTTCTGAAGCTGATCGTCGCCTTTGCGCCGGGCGGGTTGGAAGCGATGGTGGTACTTGCCTTCGCCATGGACCTCGATCCGGCCTTCGTCGCGGCTCACCACCTGGTCCGCTTTCTTCTCATCGCGCTCGCGGCCCCTTTTGTTGTCCGCTGGTTCGATCTGTCGGCACCAAAATCCAACGCGGGCTAG
- a CDS encoding response regulator produces the protein MSRFDFSDLRVLVVDDNVHMCRLVRTMLSAFGMRHVTDASDGAEALERLEQGQFEILIVDWEMPVLDGADFVRLVRNPDHLFCYAPIIMITGHSTYRRTQEALALGVNDVLCKPFSPQALYARIADNVLKPRPFIRSPDYFGPKPRLDPEESDPLDLDVTAEGVGSTGPAAGGAIDLDAIAAVD, from the coding sequence ATGTCACGTTTCGATTTCTCAGATCTGCGCGTTCTCGTTGTCGATGACAATGTCCATATGTGCCGCCTGGTGCGCACCATGCTCAGCGCGTTTGGAATGCGGCATGTGACTGACGCGAGCGACGGCGCAGAAGCCTTGGAACGGTTGGAGCAGGGACAGTTTGAGATCCTCATTGTGGACTGGGAAATGCCGGTTCTCGATGGTGCCGACTTTGTGCGCCTGGTTCGCAATCCCGATCACCTTTTCTGCTACGCGCCGATCATCATGATCACCGGGCATTCAACCTATCGGCGCACCCAGGAAGCGCTGGCGTTGGGTGTGAACGATGTGCTTTGCAAGCCCTTCTCGCCGCAGGCACTCTACGCGCGTATCGCCGATAATGTTCTGAAACCTCGGCCCTTTATCCGCTCTCCCGACTACTTTGGCCCTAAGCCGCGTCTCGACCCTGAAGAAAGCGATCCGTTGGATTTGGACGTTACCGCTGAAGGTGTTGGATCGACGGGACCCGCTGCAGGCGGAGCGATCGATTTAGATGCCATCGCCGCCGTCGACTGA
- a CDS encoding response regulator, translating into MTVYILEDDAAVRDALCLFVEQLGHVVRSFNDAESFFSVGVPSGDDTVIIDIGLPGIDGTSVIAWLNALADAPRVLAITGQSHTMIRDFLEGMPSTELLRKPLSATELAIHL; encoded by the coding sequence TTGACGGTCTATATACTCGAAGACGATGCAGCCGTCCGCGATGCGCTCTGCCTGTTCGTGGAACAGCTTGGCCATGTGGTGCGCAGCTTCAACGATGCGGAGAGCTTTTTCTCTGTTGGCGTGCCAAGCGGCGATGACACGGTCATTATCGACATTGGGCTGCCTGGCATCGATGGGACCAGCGTCATCGCCTGGCTGAACGCCCTTGCCGATGCGCCTCGTGTCCTGGCGATTACCGGCCAATCACACACGATGATCCGCGACTTCTTGGAGGGCATGCCCTCGACTGAACTCCTGCGTAAGCCGCTCTCGGCGACCGAACTCGCCATCCACCTTTGA
- the hemN gene encoding oxygen-independent coproporphyrinogen III oxidase — protein MPVHNISRYATVTVPRYTSYPTAPHFSDDVDRATYEDWLAQTSPNDSASLYFHVPYCRSICAYCGCFTKASRKDGPILSYGKTMAKEIELVADRLPERMGVTHMHWGGGTPSLMPREGLAALLETVDRRFDLSAITEHAIELDPRVVDSALAFDLKTYGVTRVSLGVQDLNARVQQAIGRVQPLEVVEGAVNALRSANLDAINMDVMYGLPQQSLEDVVRSVAACAAMGADRIALFGYAHVPWMKKNQTLIDEAQLPSAGARLEQVRAAHKALEHLGYVSIGFDHFAKPDDSMAKAMRGGTLRRNFQGYTTDTATTLIGFGASSIGKLRQGYVQTAADIGAWTRSVEAGELPVARGYALTAEDRLRGAIIEALLTGFSVDLAAPRFGVVPGQTWVNEQLIGLDDLVEDGLCEVMGTKVHIPHDARFLARLVASRFDGFMDRNKARHSVAV, from the coding sequence ATGCCTGTCCACAATATCAGCCGCTATGCCACGGTGACCGTGCCGCGCTACACGTCTTATCCGACGGCACCGCACTTTTCGGACGATGTTGATCGCGCAACTTATGAAGACTGGCTTGCGCAGACCTCACCAAACGACAGCGCGTCGCTCTATTTCCACGTTCCCTATTGCCGGTCGATTTGTGCCTACTGCGGCTGCTTCACAAAGGCGAGCCGCAAAGACGGGCCGATCCTGTCCTATGGCAAAACGATGGCCAAGGAGATCGAACTGGTGGCCGATCGCTTGCCGGAGCGTATGGGGGTCACGCACATGCATTGGGGTGGGGGCACGCCCAGCCTCATGCCACGCGAGGGTTTGGCGGCGCTTTTAGAAACAGTCGACCGTCGCTTTGATCTAAGCGCCATCACCGAGCACGCGATCGAGCTTGACCCGCGTGTCGTCGACAGTGCGCTGGCCTTTGATCTGAAGACCTATGGCGTGACGCGCGTCAGTCTTGGCGTTCAGGATCTGAATGCGCGCGTGCAGCAGGCGATTGGGCGTGTGCAGCCGCTTGAGGTTGTCGAAGGCGCCGTCAATGCGTTGCGCAGCGCCAATCTCGACGCGATCAATATGGATGTGATGTACGGCCTGCCCCAGCAATCGCTGGAGGATGTGGTGCGTTCGGTCGCCGCTTGTGCCGCGATGGGCGCGGACCGGATCGCGCTGTTCGGCTACGCCCATGTGCCATGGATGAAAAAGAACCAAACGCTGATCGATGAAGCGCAGTTGCCGAGTGCTGGCGCGCGCCTTGAGCAAGTTCGTGCGGCGCACAAGGCGCTTGAACATCTGGGCTATGTGAGCATCGGCTTTGACCATTTTGCAAAGCCGGATGATTCCATGGCCAAGGCGATGCGCGGCGGAACGCTGCGGCGCAATTTCCAGGGATACACGACGGATACTGCGACAACCCTCATTGGGTTCGGCGCCTCCTCAATCGGCAAACTTCGCCAGGGCTATGTCCAAACGGCGGCTGATATCGGCGCTTGGACGCGCAGTGTTGAAGCCGGCGAACTGCCGGTGGCACGTGGCTACGCTTTAACGGCCGAAGATCGGTTGCGCGGCGCGATCATCGAAGCCTTGTTGACCGGTTTCAGTGTTGACCTTGCCGCGCCACGATTTGGCGTCGTGCCTGGCCAGACGTGGGTAAACGAGCAATTGATCGGCCTGGACGATTTGGTCGAAGACGGGCTGTGCGAAGTGATGGGCACGAAGGTTCACATTCCGCATGATGCTCGATTCCTGGCGCGGCTTGTCGCATCCCGCTTTGACGGGTTCATGGACCGCAACAAGGCCCGACACTCGGTCGCCGTTTAA
- a CDS encoding helix-turn-helix domain-containing protein encodes MAYTNFDDDRTHRRQAMADQRPSSTPPRGDEAWESLRNAQGTRRQTYAAHDVIYFEGDDAKNLYEIVSGAAMLYKLLPDGRRQVVEVLGPGDLFGFDMDTYHDCSAETLVATTALVFSRRDVEASAAAQSHLTRCAMQQVYAMHDHAVLLGRKSAYERVASFLMRFVPDRGTTHCKGPDDEDRDEGTVQLNMTRQEMADYLGLTIETVSRVISDMKRKGVIRLEKHDKVIINRICSLCQLTGAHAD; translated from the coding sequence GTGGCATACACCAATTTTGACGATGACCGCACGCACCGGCGTCAGGCAATGGCCGATCAACGCCCGTCATCCACGCCGCCACGTGGCGATGAAGCGTGGGAAAGCCTGCGCAATGCTCAGGGCACCCGTCGCCAAACCTATGCCGCCCACGATGTGATCTACTTTGAAGGCGATGACGCCAAGAATCTCTACGAGATCGTCTCTGGCGCCGCCATGCTCTACAAGCTTCTTCCCGATGGCCGCCGCCAGGTTGTTGAGGTTCTTGGGCCGGGCGACTTGTTCGGTTTTGACATGGACACCTACCATGACTGCTCGGCTGAGACGTTGGTCGCGACGACCGCGCTTGTGTTCAGCCGTCGTGACGTGGAGGCGTCCGCCGCTGCGCAATCCCATCTGACGCGCTGCGCCATGCAGCAAGTCTATGCCATGCATGACCATGCTGTGCTGCTCGGTCGTAAATCAGCCTATGAGCGTGTGGCCAGTTTCCTTATGCGCTTCGTGCCTGATCGCGGAACAACCCATTGCAAAGGGCCTGATGACGAAGATCGTGACGAAGGCACTGTCCAACTCAATATGACTCGCCAAGAGATGGCCGACTATCTTGGTCTGACCATCGAAACGGTCAGTCGTGTGATTTCTGACATGAAGCGCAAGGGCGTCATTCGCCTGGAAAAGCACGACAAGGTCATCATCAACCGTATCTGCTCGCTGTGCCAACTGACCGGCGCCCACGCCGACTAG